The Parasteatoda tepidariorum isolate YZ-2023 chromosome X2, CAS_Ptep_4.0, whole genome shotgun sequence genome includes a region encoding these proteins:
- the LOC107440915 gene encoding merlin, with translation MPFGKSSKKASGKVFPVCVTTMDAELEFDLDLKATGRDLFDLVCRTIGLREVWYFGLQYVDNEGFVAWLKLDKRVREQEIHKKMPVNFLFLAKFYPEDMAEELVQEITQHLFFLQVKQAVLNMDIYCPPEASVLLASYAVQAKYGDYDEASYKPGMLANEDLLPQRVIDQYQMTPEMWEERIKIWYEDHKGMTRDEAELEYLKIAQDLDMYGVNYFPICNKKESELWLGVTALGLNIYERTNKLSPKITFPWSEIRNISFDNKKFTIKLVDRSSPSFQFYSSKIRMNKLILDLCIGNHDLFMCRRKPDSMEIQQMKAQAREEKVRRQIERNKLAREKQLREEIEKEKADLEQRMMQYQEEARVALEALRRSEETAELLAEKARIAEEEAMLLTQKASDAEAEIQRIKISAIKTEEEKKLMEKKAHEAELLATKMVQESERRAKEAEKLKEELIKAQLSEKDAKEKLQEIFKGSYSKPYISNMPVEVLNIVPRQYSELDTDHNMTSDNNTVNYDLIGDHEMEKLTQEIEKERVEYLEKSKHLQEQLLELKTEIEVLKVEDNITSLDHIYEDNARIGENKYSTLRRTKSGSTKTRVAFFEEL, from the coding sequence ATGCCATTTGGAAAAAGCAGCAAAAAAGCATCGGGAAAGGTATTTCCCGTATGTGTTACCACAATGGATGCAGAACTTGAATTTGATTTGGATTTAAAAGCTACTGGGCGGGATTTGTTTGATTTAGTTTGTCGAACGATTGGATTAAGGGAAGTATGGTATTTTGGCTTGCAGTATGTTGATAATGAAGGATTTGTGGCATGgctaaaattagataaaagagTACGAGAgcaagaaatacataaaaaaatgcccgttaattttctatttcttgcTAAATTCTATCCAGAAGACATGGCTGAGGAATTAGTTCAAGAAATTACTCAACATCTCTTTTTTCTGCAAGTTAAACAGGCTGTTTTGAATATGGATATTTATTGCCCTCCAGAAGCATCTGTTTTACTTGCATCATATGCTGTCCAGGCTAAATACGGTGATTATGATGAAGCTTCTTATAAACCAGGAATGCTTGCTAATGAAGATCTTCTTCCACAAAGAGTTATTGATCAGTATCAGATGACTCCTGAAATGTGGGAAGAACGTATTAAAATCTGGTATGAAGATCATAAAGGTATGACTCGTGATGAAGCAGAAttagagtatttaaaaattgcacaagATTTAGATATGTATGGTGTGAACTATTTTccaatttgtaataaaaaagaaagtgaatTATGGTTGGGAGTTACTGCTTTAgggttaaatatttatgaaaggaCAAACAAACTATCTcctaaaataacatttccatGGAGTGAAATTCGAAATATctcatttgataataaaaaatttacaataaagttAGTCGATAGAAGTTCCCCTTCCTTTCAGTTCTATTCTTCGAAAATACGAATGAATAAACTGATACTCGATCTTTGTATAGGGAATCATGATCTTTTTATGTGTCGACGTAAACCTGATTCAATGGAAATTCAACAAATGAAAGCTCAAGCCAGAGAAGAAAAAGTTCGTAGGcaaatagaaagaaataaacttGCTCGAGAGAAGCAACTGCgagaagaaattgaaaaagaaaaagcagatTTAGAGCAGCGAATGATGCAATATCAAGAAGAAGCTAGAGTTGCTCTTGAGGCTCTTAGAAGATCTGAAGAGACTGCTGAATTATTGGCAGAGAAAGCTCGTATAGCAGAAGAAGAAGCTATGCTATTAACGCAAAAAGCTTCTGATGCTGAGGCTGAAATACAACGCATTAAAATTAGTGCCATAAAGACggaagaagagaaaaaattaatggaaaagaaAGCGCATGAAGCTGAACTTTTAGCTACGAAAATGGTGCAAGAATCTGAACGTCGAGCCAAAGAAGCAGAGAAACTTAAAGAAGAGCTTATTAAAGCTCAATTGTCAGAAAAAGATGCCAAAGAAAAActgcaagaaatatttaagggTAGTTATTCTAAACCTTATATATCTAATATGCCTGTTGAGGTCCTAAATATTGTGCCACGACAGTATTCAGAACTTGATACTGACCATAATATGACTAGTGATAATAATACTGTTAATTATGATCTTATTGGAGATCACGAAATGGAAAAACTCACtcaagaaattgaaaaagaaagagttgaatACTTGGAAAAGAGTAAACATTTGCAAGAACAGTTATTAGAGCTTAAAACAGAAATAGAAGTCTTGAAAGTTGAAGATAATATTACTTCTCTTGATCATATATATGAAGATAACGCTCGTAttggagaaaataaatattcaactttAAGAAGAACAAAGTCTGGTTCTACCAAAACACGTGTAGCCTTTTTTGAGGAGTTATAA